In Janthinobacterium sp. 67, a genomic segment contains:
- a CDS encoding CoA-acylating methylmalonate-semialdehyde dehydrogenase codes for MNQALTQVPAVPLHIAGKHHASTSTEWRDVINPATQEIVAKVPFSTPDEVNLAVATAKEAFKTWRNTPLAARMRIMLKYQHLIRENIGTLAELITREHGKTLPDAEGEVMRGLEVVEHACSIATLQLGEIAENAATGVDVYNIYQPLGVGAGITAFNFPVMLPCFMFPIAIACGNTFVLKPSEQDPSSSMYLVELMYQAGLPAGVLNVVHGGADVVNMLCDHPDIKAVSFIGSTHVGTHVYRRASESGKRAQSMMGAKNHCVVLADANKEQAINNLIGAAFGAAGQRCMANSVVVLVGEARSWLPEIVARSQALKVGPGSDRTADLGPMVSKAAMQRAEKLIQAGVDEGAQLLLDGRGHKVAGYEGGNFMGPTIFSKVAASNSVYTQEIFGPAMCVVETDTLDQAIAFINANPNGNGTSIFTSSGWAGRKFQNEIDVGQVGINVAIPVPVAYFSFTGSRASKLGDLGPNGKQALYFWTQTKTVTARWFAPDDGGSGVNTTISMK; via the coding sequence ATGAACCAAGCCCTCACCCAAGTCCCTGCTGTCCCCCTGCACATCGCCGGCAAGCACCACGCTTCGACCAGCACCGAATGGCGCGACGTCATCAACCCGGCCACGCAGGAAATCGTCGCCAAGGTGCCGTTTTCCACGCCGGACGAAGTCAACCTGGCCGTCGCCACGGCCAAGGAAGCGTTCAAGACCTGGCGCAATACGCCGCTGGCCGCGCGCATGCGCATCATGCTCAAGTACCAGCACCTGATCCGCGAAAACATTGGGACTTTGGCCGAACTGATCACGCGCGAGCATGGCAAGACCCTGCCCGACGCGGAAGGGGAGGTGATGCGCGGCCTGGAAGTGGTGGAGCACGCGTGCTCGATCGCCACCCTGCAGCTGGGCGAGATCGCGGAAAACGCGGCCACCGGCGTCGATGTCTACAACATCTACCAGCCGCTGGGCGTGGGCGCCGGCATCACGGCCTTCAACTTCCCCGTCATGCTGCCATGCTTCATGTTCCCGATCGCTATCGCCTGCGGCAATACCTTTGTATTGAAACCATCGGAGCAGGACCCGTCATCGTCGATGTACCTGGTCGAACTGATGTACCAGGCGGGCTTGCCGGCGGGCGTGCTGAACGTCGTGCATGGCGGCGCGGACGTCGTCAACATGCTGTGCGACCATCCCGACATCAAGGCCGTCTCTTTCATCGGCTCCACCCACGTGGGCACGCATGTGTACCGCCGCGCCAGCGAATCGGGCAAGCGCGCGCAATCGATGATGGGCGCGAAAAACCATTGCGTGGTGCTGGCCGACGCCAACAAGGAGCAGGCGATCAATAACCTGATCGGCGCGGCATTCGGCGCGGCCGGCCAGCGCTGCATGGCCAATTCCGTCGTCGTGCTGGTGGGCGAGGCGCGATCCTGGCTGCCGGAAATCGTCGCCCGCTCGCAGGCCCTGAAAGTGGGGCCGGGCAGCGACCGCACGGCGGACCTGGGACCGATGGTGTCGAAAGCGGCCATGCAGCGCGCGGAAAAGCTGATCCAGGCAGGCGTGGACGAAGGCGCGCAACTGCTGCTCGATGGCCGCGGCCACAAGGTGGCCGGCTATGAGGGCGGCAACTTCATGGGGCCGACGATTTTCTCGAAGGTGGCCGCATCGAACTCCGTCTACACGCAGGAAATCTTCGGCCCCGCCATGTGCGTCGTCGAGACGGATACCCTGGACCAGGCCATCGCCTTCATCAACGCCAACCCGAACGGCAACGGCACCTCGATCTTCACCTCGTCCGGCTGGGCCGGGCGCAAATTCCAGAACGAGATCGACGTGGGGCAGGTGGGCATCAACGTGGCCATCCCCGTGCCCGTCGCCTACTTCAGCTTTACGGGCTCGCGCGCGTCGAAACTGGGCGACCTGGGCCCGAACGGCAAGCAGGCCTTGTACTTCTGGACGCAGACCAAGACCGTCACGGCGCGCTGGTTCGCCCCGGACGACGGCGGCAGCGGCGTCAATACCACCATCTCGATGAAATAA
- the mmsB gene encoding 3-hydroxyisobutyrate dehydrogenase yields the protein MTSNIVFIGLGNMGLPMAQNLVRAGHAVTGFDLVPASVRQFADGGGLVSDDQAAAIGQADIVITMLPASRHVLGAYLGDAGILAQARPGTLLIDCSTISTEAARQVGRAAQEQGLPMLDAPVSGGTAGATNGTLTFMVGGEASALAAARPYLDVMGKAIFHAGGSGCGQTVKICNNMLLGILMIGTSEAIRLGVANGLDPKVVSDVMAKSSGRNWTLDVYNPCPGVAENVPASRGYTGGFGVDLMLKDLGLAVESALASGASVPLGALSRNLYSLHSKAGSGALDFSSIYQMLGDKA from the coding sequence ATGACGAGCAATATCGTTTTCATCGGCCTGGGGAACATGGGGCTGCCCATGGCGCAAAACCTCGTGCGCGCCGGCCATGCGGTGACGGGTTTCGACCTGGTGCCGGCCAGCGTGCGGCAGTTCGCCGATGGCGGCGGCCTGGTGTCCGATGACCAGGCGGCGGCGATAGGCCAGGCCGACATCGTCATCACCATGCTGCCGGCCAGCCGGCATGTTCTCGGCGCGTACCTTGGAGACGCGGGCATCCTGGCGCAGGCGCGGCCCGGCACCTTGCTGATCGACTGTTCGACGATTTCCACCGAGGCGGCGCGCCAGGTGGGCCGCGCGGCGCAGGAGCAGGGCTTGCCCATGCTGGACGCGCCTGTTTCCGGCGGCACGGCGGGCGCCACCAACGGCACCCTGACCTTCATGGTGGGCGGCGAAGCATCCGCGCTGGCGGCGGCGCGGCCCTACCTGGACGTCATGGGCAAGGCCATCTTCCATGCGGGCGGCTCGGGCTGCGGCCAGACGGTCAAGATCTGCAACAACATGCTGCTGGGGATTTTGATGATCGGCACGAGCGAAGCGATACGCCTGGGCGTGGCCAATGGCCTGGACCCGAAGGTGGTGTCGGACGTGATGGCGAAAAGCTCGGGCCGCAACTGGACCCTGGACGTGTACAACCCGTGTCCCGGCGTGGCGGAAAACGTGCCCGCATCGCGCGGCTATACGGGCGGCTTTGGCGTCGACCTGATGCTCAAGGACCTGGGGCTGGCCGTGGAAAGCGCGCTGGCCAGCGGAGCCTCCGTGCCGCTGGGCGCCTTGTCGCGCAATTTATACAGTTTGCACAGCAAGGCGGGATCGGGCGCGCTGGATTTTTCCAGCATCTACCAGATGTTGGGCGATAAGGCTTAA
- a CDS encoding DUF1090 family protein gives MNRLATTALTLLLAAASVGASAADTQLAGCAAKRESISSELRQAQEQGLSDKVAGLTRALDEVNAHCRDSSLAERHNKKVLKAQAKVNQTERSLRLAQEANKQPKKIAKLEGKLEKAKAELAALQAQQP, from the coding sequence ATGAACCGCCTCGCCACCACCGCCTTGACCCTGCTGCTCGCCGCAGCCTCCGTGGGCGCCAGCGCCGCCGACACCCAGCTGGCCGGCTGCGCCGCCAAGCGCGAAAGCATCAGCAGCGAATTGCGCCAGGCGCAGGAACAGGGCTTGTCCGACAAGGTCGCGGGCCTCACGCGCGCGCTCGACGAAGTCAACGCCCACTGCCGCGACAGCAGCCTGGCCGAGCGCCACAACAAGAAGGTGCTGAAGGCGCAGGCCAAGGTCAATCAGACGGAGCGCTCGCTACGCCTGGCCCAGGAAGCGAATAAACAGCCGAAGAAGATCGCCAAGCTGGAAGGCAAGCTGGAAAAAGCCAAGGCGGAACTGGCCGCCCTGCAGGCGCAACAGCCTTAA
- a CDS encoding tetratricopeptide repeat protein: MPQKFLLLLPFLLPLPILAQTSPTLLDLQLIAIKARADVASHSPESIAEFAETRRLAETGDVEEQLELARMLQLGVGTPQDTAQSMAWIRKSAEGGYAPAQSALGLAYTVGGKVPIDRVQGEYWLRKGVAQGDALAQTILALEFIDGHSSAEEQALAITWLKAAANEQHFVPAYNGLGEHLMRAATDEQQRGEAFHWYDRSAREKEPAGMRNLARAHELGLGVKQSDKLALVWYERAGWSGDVPAMRRMVDVYVKGELGQQANAEDAAEWRGKLAEKENK, translated from the coding sequence ATGCCCCAGAAATTCCTCTTGCTGCTGCCTTTTCTGCTGCCGCTGCCCATCCTGGCGCAAACTTCGCCCACCTTGCTCGACCTGCAGCTGATCGCCATCAAGGCCAGGGCGGATGTGGCCAGCCATAGCCCGGAAAGTATCGCCGAGTTTGCCGAGACGCGGAGGCTGGCGGAAACAGGCGACGTCGAGGAGCAGCTGGAACTGGCGCGCATGCTGCAGCTGGGCGTGGGCACGCCGCAAGACACGGCGCAGTCGATGGCGTGGATACGCAAGTCGGCCGAAGGCGGCTATGCGCCGGCGCAATCGGCTTTGGGCCTGGCCTATACCGTGGGTGGCAAGGTGCCGATCGACCGCGTGCAGGGAGAATACTGGTTGCGCAAGGGCGTGGCGCAGGGTGATGCACTGGCGCAAACCATCCTGGCGCTGGAATTCATCGATGGCCACAGCAGTGCCGAAGAGCAGGCGCTGGCCATCACCTGGCTGAAGGCGGCGGCGAACGAGCAGCACTTTGTGCCCGCCTACAATGGGCTGGGCGAGCACCTGATGCGCGCCGCCACCGATGAGCAGCAGCGCGGCGAGGCTTTCCACTGGTATGACAGATCGGCGCGTGAAAAGGAGCCGGCCGGCATGCGCAACCTGGCCCGCGCGCACGAGCTGGGCCTGGGCGTGAAACAGTCGGACAAGCTGGCCCTGGTCTGGTACGAGCGGGCGGGATGGAGCGGCGACGTGCCCGCCATGCGGCGCATGGTCGATGTGTACGTCAAGGGCGAACTGGGACAACAGGCGAATGCCGAAGACGCCGCCGAATGGCGCGGTAAATTGGCTGAAAAGGAAAACAAATGA
- a CDS encoding tetratricopeptide repeat protein, with the protein MKTMLFILSLALAQSVLAQPASLQKPRQHPALVEFDMSGQDAMRARVRAVVNRPADLSPDKVAAFDKTRAAAEGGDTAAQLELAQMLHGGEGTPRDYDAGLAWMKKSAEGGYGPAQAFLGVAYTLGQGMAIDRKLGEYWSRKGAAQGVELANFTVAQHFENIHSSPEEQAHALHWLKYYAENGFIPAYNEIGYRLMMTAKDEAQRKEAFGWYMKSAKALDPSGLNNVAYSYEVGQGAPQSDEAALGWYEMAAIAKSPPGQTGFARLLEQGRGGPTRQGPAPEPFALYLLAAKQGDAEAIERLVRVYDKGELGQAADPAQAALWREKLKLAKTP; encoded by the coding sequence ATGAAGACCATGCTGTTCATCTTGAGCCTGGCCTTGGCGCAGAGCGTGCTGGCGCAGCCAGCGTCCCTGCAAAAGCCGCGCCAGCATCCGGCGCTCGTGGAATTCGACATGTCCGGCCAGGACGCCATGCGCGCAAGGGTGCGGGCCGTGGTCAACCGCCCGGCCGACCTGTCGCCGGACAAGGTCGCGGCCTTCGACAAGACGCGCGCCGCTGCGGAAGGGGGCGACACGGCCGCCCAGCTGGAACTGGCGCAGATGCTGCATGGGGGCGAGGGCACGCCGCGCGACTATGACGCCGGCCTGGCCTGGATGAAGAAATCGGCTGAAGGCGGCTATGGCCCCGCGCAGGCCTTCCTGGGCGTGGCCTATACCTTGGGGCAGGGCATGGCCATCGACCGCAAGCTGGGCGAATACTGGTCGCGCAAGGGCGCCGCGCAAGGCGTGGAACTGGCCAACTTCACGGTGGCCCAGCACTTTGAAAACATCCACAGCAGCCCGGAAGAACAGGCGCATGCGCTGCACTGGCTCAAATACTATGCTGAAAACGGCTTCATCCCCGCCTACAATGAAATCGGCTACCGCCTGATGATGACGGCGAAGGACGAGGCGCAGCGCAAGGAAGCGTTCGGCTGGTACATGAAGTCGGCCAAGGCGCTCGATCCGTCGGGCTTGAACAACGTGGCCTATTCATATGAAGTGGGGCAGGGCGCACCGCAGAGCGACGAAGCGGCCCTGGGCTGGTACGAGATGGCGGCCATCGCCAAAAGCCCGCCGGGGCAGACGGGTTTTGCGCGGCTGCTGGAGCAGGGGCGTGGCGGCCCGACCCGGCAAGGTCCGGCGCCCGAACCCTTTGCCTTGTATCTGCTGGCCGCGAAGCAGGGCGATGCTGAAGCCATCGAACGGCTGGTCAGGGTGTACGACAAGGGCGAGCTGGGACAGGCGGCCGATCCCGCGCAGGCCGCACTGTGGCGTGAAAAGCTCAAGCTGGCCAAGACGCCCTGA
- a CDS encoding AGE family epimerase/isomerase, with amino-acid sequence MNPDFRSKATLEAHILHTMHFYHPRAIDASGGFYHFFLDDGTVYDASTRHLVSSTRFIFNYAMAYRHFGGDDYQAALRHGVAFLRDVHRDPATGGYAWQLSWKDGVKQVEDGANHCYGLAFVLLAYAHALQAGMPEARAYLDETFELMEQRFWLPEHGLYADVASADWSALDGYRGQNANMHACEAMLAAFEATGEARYLHRAETLAHNITVRQAALANGMIWEHYTPDWAIDWNYNLHDKSNIFRPWGYQPGHFTEWAKLLLIMERHAKFMAGPSDWLLPRARELYDTALAKAWDGAHGGIHYGFGPHDEICDGDKYFWVQAESFAAAAVLAARTGDEAYWHSYDKIWDYSWQHFVDHEHGAWYRILTPENQKISKEKSPAGKTDYHTMGACYEVLNAIGGAA; translated from the coding sequence ATGAATCCCGATTTCCGCTCCAAGGCGACGCTCGAAGCGCATATCCTGCACACGATGCACTTTTATCACCCGCGCGCCATCGATGCGAGCGGCGGCTTTTACCACTTCTTCCTCGACGATGGCACGGTGTACGACGCCAGCACGCGCCACCTGGTCAGCAGCACGCGCTTCATCTTCAATTACGCCATGGCGTACCGCCATTTCGGCGGCGACGATTACCAGGCGGCCCTGCGCCACGGCGTGGCCTTCTTGCGCGATGTGCACCGTGACCCGGCCACGGGCGGCTACGCCTGGCAACTGTCGTGGAAAGATGGCGTCAAGCAGGTCGAAGACGGCGCCAACCACTGCTACGGCCTGGCCTTCGTGCTGCTCGCCTATGCCCACGCCTTGCAGGCGGGGATGCCGGAGGCGCGCGCCTACCTGGACGAGACGTTCGAATTGATGGAGCAGCGTTTCTGGCTGCCCGAACACGGCCTGTATGCGGACGTGGCCAGCGCCGACTGGTCTGCTCTGGATGGCTACCGTGGCCAGAACGCCAATATGCACGCCTGCGAAGCCATGCTGGCCGCGTTCGAGGCGACGGGCGAAGCGCGCTATCTGCACCGCGCCGAAACCTTGGCACACAACATCACGGTGCGCCAGGCGGCTCTGGCGAACGGCATGATATGGGAGCACTACACGCCCGACTGGGCTATCGACTGGAATTACAACCTGCACGACAAGAGCAATATCTTCCGCCCGTGGGGCTACCAGCCCGGCCACTTCACGGAATGGGCCAAGCTGCTGCTGATCATGGAGCGCCACGCCAAGTTCATGGCCGGTCCGTCCGACTGGCTGCTGCCGCGCGCGCGCGAACTGTACGACACGGCCCTGGCCAAGGCCTGGGATGGCGCGCATGGCGGCATCCACTACGGCTTCGGCCCGCACGATGAAATCTGCGATGGCGACAAATACTTCTGGGTGCAGGCGGAAAGCTTCGCCGCGGCCGCCGTGCTGGCCGCGCGCACGGGCGACGAGGCCTACTGGCACAGCTACGACAAGATCTGGGACTACAGCTGGCAGCATTTCGTCGACCATGAACACGGCGCCTGGTACCGCATCCTGACGCCCGAGAACCAAAAAATCAGCAAGGAGAAAAGCCCGGCCGGCAAGACCGATTACCACACCATGGGCGCCTGCTATGAAGTGCTGAACGCGATTGGCGGTGCGGCATGA
- a CDS encoding carbohydrate kinase family protein — protein MSAMFPTFVSAGEALTDMLRTGADSWSSQVGGSTWNVARVMARLGVPSAFAGAVSCDVFGDALAQATDVAGLDMRFLQRHAKSPLLAIVHELHPPTYYFIGDDSADLHFDAARLPAGWMQGAQWVHFGGISLAREPLAGKLVALAQELKAAGVKISYDPNFRIMMDERYDATLRRMTELADVIKVSDEDLAGLFRHGDIDGAFAMLRSWNPHATYLYTRGAQGAALYQGERTWQAAPPVIEVVDSVGAGDASIGGLLYSLMHRTDADGGQHLRFAVAAGAGACLAAGAAPPSVELVQSLEARTVVS, from the coding sequence ATGAGTGCCATGTTCCCGACTTTTGTATCGGCCGGCGAAGCGCTGACGGACATGCTGCGCACGGGCGCCGATTCCTGGAGCAGCCAGGTGGGCGGCTCGACCTGGAACGTAGCGCGCGTGATGGCGCGCCTGGGCGTGCCCAGCGCCTTTGCGGGCGCCGTCAGCTGCGACGTCTTCGGCGATGCGCTGGCGCAAGCGACCGACGTGGCGGGCCTGGACATGCGCTTTTTGCAGCGCCATGCGAAGTCGCCGCTGCTGGCCATCGTGCACGAACTGCATCCGCCCACTTATTACTTCATCGGCGACGACAGCGCCGACCTGCATTTCGACGCGGCGCGCTTGCCTGCCGGCTGGATGCAGGGGGCGCAATGGGTGCATTTCGGCGGCATCAGCCTGGCGCGCGAACCGCTGGCGGGCAAGCTGGTGGCGCTGGCGCAGGAGCTGAAGGCGGCAGGCGTGAAAATCAGCTATGACCCGAACTTCCGCATCATGATGGATGAACGCTACGACGCCACCCTGCGCCGCATGACGGAGCTGGCCGACGTGATCAAGGTGTCCGATGAAGACCTGGCCGGCCTGTTCCGCCACGGCGACATCGATGGCGCGTTTGCCATGCTGCGCAGCTGGAATCCGCACGCCACGTATTTGTATACGCGCGGCGCGCAGGGCGCGGCCCTGTACCAGGGCGAACGGACATGGCAGGCGGCGCCGCCCGTCATCGAAGTGGTCGACTCGGTGGGGGCGGGCGACGCCAGCATCGGCGGCTTGCTGTACAGCCTGATGCACCGCACCGACGCCGATGGCGGCCAGCACTTGCGCTTTGCCGTCGCGGCCGGGGCGGGCGCCTGCCTGGCGGCCGGCGCAGCGCCACCTTCGGTGGAGCTGGTGCAGTCGCTCGAGGCGCGCACGGTCGTCAGTTAA
- a CDS encoding hemerythrin domain-containing protein, which produces MDAIELLTQDHQTVKELFEQYEGLSDRSLASKRKLALKICQELSKHAMVEEEIFYPAVRDASRSNEDLVDEAIVEHASAKELIAQIVAMEPGEDLYDAKVKVLSEQIDHHVLEEEGEIFPRARDAELDLQAMGSRIAARKGEIELPDMQA; this is translated from the coding sequence ATGGATGCGATCGAGCTGCTGACGCAAGACCATCAAACCGTCAAAGAACTGTTCGAACAGTATGAAGGCCTCAGCGACCGTTCGCTGGCCAGCAAGCGCAAGCTGGCCTTGAAAATATGCCAGGAACTGAGCAAGCACGCGATGGTGGAAGAAGAAATCTTCTATCCCGCCGTGCGCGACGCCAGCCGTTCGAACGAAGACCTCGTCGATGAAGCCATCGTCGAGCATGCATCGGCCAAGGAGCTGATCGCGCAGATCGTCGCCATGGAACCGGGAGAGGATTTATACGACGCCAAGGTCAAGGTACTCTCCGAGCAGATCGATCACCACGTGCTGGAAGAGGAGGGCGAGATTTTCCCGCGCGCGCGCGACGCGGAACTCGACCTGCAAGCCATGGGCAGCCGGATCGCCGCGCGCAAGGGGGAAATCGAACTGCCCGACATGCAGGCGTGA
- a CDS encoding LacI family DNA-binding transcriptional regulator — protein MATSNKAAHAAPDTASGATVHDVARVAGVSAMTVSRVINGRASVSTATRDKVEAAIASLRYQPNLAARAARTGTLRIGLLYSNPSAAFLSEFLVGAMDQCRQGGGQLLLERCEDMDSQRAGIDCLVAAGVDGILVPPPLCDSPAVLAQLNQMGIPVIAVATARPSPDASAVRVDDYEGALAMTRHLLALGHRDIGFIEGDPAHTPALLRRQAFEDAMREAGLPVPPHRVAQGYFTYRSGLDAARQLLAQAPHPSAIFASNDDMAAATLAVAHGMGLQVPAELSVCGFDDTPVATTVWPELTTIHQPIADMARAAVSLVIDEIRQRRAGETAPATHHLMAFTLMERASTGRAR, from the coding sequence GTGGCCACCTCGAATAAGGCGGCGCACGCCGCACCAGACACCGCCAGCGGGGCCACCGTGCATGACGTGGCGCGCGTGGCCGGCGTGTCGGCCATGACGGTATCGCGCGTGATCAACGGGCGCGCCAGCGTCAGCACGGCCACGCGCGACAAGGTCGAGGCGGCGATCGCCAGCCTGCGCTACCAGCCCAACCTGGCGGCCAGGGCGGCCCGCACGGGCACCCTGCGCATCGGCCTGTTATACAGCAATCCCAGCGCCGCTTTTCTCAGCGAATTCCTCGTCGGCGCCATGGACCAGTGCCGCCAGGGCGGCGGCCAGCTGCTGCTCGAGCGCTGCGAAGACATGGACAGCCAGCGCGCCGGCATCGATTGCCTGGTGGCGGCCGGCGTGGACGGCATCCTCGTGCCGCCGCCCCTGTGCGATTCGCCCGCGGTACTGGCGCAGCTCAATCAAATGGGCATTCCCGTCATCGCCGTGGCTACGGCGCGCCCTTCGCCCGACGCCTCGGCCGTGCGCGTCGACGACTACGAAGGCGCGCTGGCCATGACGCGCCACTTGCTTGCGCTGGGCCACCGCGACATCGGCTTCATCGAAGGTGATCCGGCGCACACGCCCGCCCTGCTGCGCCGCCAGGCCTTCGAGGACGCCATGCGTGAAGCGGGCTTGCCGGTACCGCCGCACAGGGTGGCGCAAGGCTATTTTACGTATCGTTCGGGATTGGACGCGGCACGCCAGTTGCTGGCGCAAGCGCCGCACCCGAGCGCCATCTTCGCCAGCAACGACGACATGGCCGCCGCCACCCTGGCCGTGGCGCACGGCATGGGCTTGCAGGTGCCGGCGGAATTGAGCGTGTGCGGCTTCGACGACACGCCCGTCGCCACCACCGTCTGGCCCGAGCTGACCACCATCCACCAGCCCATCGCCGACATGGCGCGCGCCGCCGTCAGTCTTGTCATCGACGAAATCCGCCAGCGCCGCGCCGGGGAAACGGCGCCCGCCACGCATCATTTGATGGCGTTTACCTTGATGGAACGCGCATCGACGGGACGGGCGCGCTAG
- a CDS encoding glucokinase, with translation MKIDEKMEVAGSDPAERFSDGPRLLADIGGTNARFVLETRQGHLEAVAVLPCDDYASLLDAITAYMDSGDARAAGSARVRHAAIAIANPIDDDNIRMMNHHWFFSIEAMRAALGLDTLLVVNDFTALAMALPYLRPDQRQQIGGGMARADSVIGLLGSGTGLGVSGMIPAEDRWIALGSEGGHVSFAPCDQREMDVLSFAWRELSHVSAERLASGRGLELIYRALSERAGKPDAPPLLAADITSRALNNECDVCLEAVDCFCAILGSIAGNVAMTLGALGGIYIGGGIVPRLGPLFEQSQFRARFEQKGRLNEYLAQIPTFLITAELPTFLGIAAILAQKLKRAHTGAPVLESVRQARGRMSPSECKVADWVLKEPNAMLTLPIAEIAQRVGVSQPTVMRFCRSIGVQGLADFKLKLASGLTGGAITVAHCHVEISDSDAELARKVLGNNASAALAMRDMLDVKALTAAIELLRGAQRVELLAVGSARVVADDMQHKLLNLGIVSSFFADPQAQEMSAAMLKPGDVALVISRSGALPDLLRTVKVAQGCGARVLAITASGSPLAKLADVLLTLNHPEGNLNFVPMIVRLLQLMMLDILSVGLARRDTAQRTSAAELEEGQLHGMRISGKLKFGGHLE, from the coding sequence ATGAAAATTGATGAAAAAATGGAAGTAGCAGGCAGCGATCCGGCGGAACGCTTCAGCGACGGGCCGCGCCTGCTGGCGGACATCGGCGGCACCAATGCCCGCTTCGTGCTGGAAACGCGTCAGGGCCACCTGGAAGCGGTAGCCGTGCTGCCCTGCGACGACTACGCTTCGCTGCTCGACGCCATCACGGCCTATATGGATAGCGGCGACGCGCGCGCCGCCGGTTCGGCGCGCGTGCGCCATGCGGCCATCGCCATCGCCAATCCCATCGATGACGACAATATCCGCATGATGAACCATCACTGGTTCTTCTCGATCGAGGCGATGCGCGCCGCGCTGGGCCTCGACACCCTGCTGGTGGTGAACGACTTCACGGCGCTGGCCATGGCCCTGCCCTACCTGCGGCCCGACCAGCGCCAGCAGATCGGCGGCGGCATGGCACGCGCCGACAGCGTCATCGGCCTGCTCGGCTCGGGCACGGGCCTGGGCGTGTCGGGCATGATCCCCGCCGAAGACCGCTGGATCGCGCTGGGCAGCGAAGGGGGCCACGTCAGCTTCGCCCCCTGCGACCAGCGCGAGATGGACGTGCTGTCCTTCGCCTGGCGCGAGCTGTCGCACGTCTCGGCCGAACGCCTCGCTTCCGGACGGGGGCTGGAACTGATCTACCGCGCCCTGTCCGAGCGCGCCGGCAAACCCGATGCGCCGCCGCTGCTGGCGGCCGACATCACCAGCCGCGCCCTGAACAATGAATGCGACGTGTGCCTCGAAGCGGTGGACTGCTTCTGCGCCATCCTCGGCTCCATCGCCGGCAACGTGGCCATGACCCTGGGCGCGCTCGGTGGCATCTATATAGGCGGGGGCATCGTGCCGCGCCTGGGGCCTTTGTTCGAACAGTCGCAGTTCCGCGCCCGCTTCGAACAGAAGGGCCGCCTGAACGAATACCTGGCGCAGATTCCCACCTTCCTGATCACGGCCGAACTGCCGACGTTTCTCGGCATCGCCGCCATCCTGGCGCAAAAGCTCAAGCGCGCCCATACCGGCGCGCCCGTGCTCGAATCCGTGCGCCAGGCGCGCGGCCGCATGAGCCCATCGGAATGCAAGGTGGCCGACTGGGTGCTGAAGGAACCGAACGCCATGCTGACCCTGCCGATCGCGGAAATCGCCCAGCGGGTGGGCGTCAGCCAGCCGACGGTGATGCGCTTTTGCCGCTCGATCGGCGTGCAGGGCCTGGCCGACTTCAAGTTGAAGCTGGCCTCCGGCCTGACGGGCGGCGCCATCACGGTGGCCCACTGCCACGTGGAGATTTCGGACTCCGACGCGGAACTGGCGCGCAAGGTGCTGGGCAATAATGCATCGGCCGCGCTGGCCATGCGCGACATGCTCGACGTGAAAGCGCTGACGGCCGCCATCGAACTGCTGCGCGGCGCGCAGCGCGTGGAGCTGCTGGCCGTGGGCAGCGCCCGCGTGGTGGCCGACGACATGCAGCACAAGCTGCTCAACCTGGGCATCGTCAGCAGCTTCTTTGCCGACCCGCAGGCGCAGGAAATGAGCGCCGCCATGCTCAAACCGGGCGACGTGGCGTTGGTCATTTCCCGTTCGGGCGCCCTGCCCGACCTGCTGCGCACCGTCAAGGTGGCGCAAGGCTGCGGCGCGCGCGTGCTGGCCATTACGGCCAGCGGTTCGCCGCTGGCCAAGCTGGCCGACGTGTTGCTGACCTTGAACCACCCGGAAGGCAATCTCAATTTCGTGCCCATGATCGTGCGCCTGCTGCAACTGATGATGCTCGACATCCTGTCGGTGGGACTGGCGCGGCGCGACACGGCGCAGCGCACCAGCGCCGCCGAACTGGAAGAAGGTCAATTGCACGGCATGCGCATCAGCGGCAAGCTGAAATTCGGTGGCCACCTCGAATAA